The genomic window GCCGAGCATCTCCTCGGGCAGTGCGTTGGCCCAGTCGGGACGGGTCCCGTCCGCGGCGACATCGACCTGCCAGCCTGCCTTGCCGATCCAGCCGAGGTGGGTCTCCAGGATCTGGCCGATGTTCATACGACGCGGCACACCATGGGTATTGAGGATGATGTCGACCGGCGTGCCATCGGGCATGAACGGCATGTCCTCGGTCGGCAAGATCTTGCCGATCACACCCTTGTTACCGTGCCGGCCAGCGAGCTTGTCACCATCCTGGATCTTGCGCTTCTGCGCCACATACACCCGCACCAACTCGTTGACACCGGGAGGCAGATCGTCATCGTCCTCACGCGAGAACACCCGAATACCGATGACCTTGCCCGACTCACCATGGGGCACCTTGAGCGAGGTGTCACGCACTTCGCGGGCCTTCTCACCGAAGATCGCCCGCAACAGCCGCTCCTCGGGAGTCAGCTCGGTCTCACCCTTCGGGGTGACCTTGCCGACCAGAATGTCGCCATCACGAACCTCGGCACCGATCCGCACGATCCCACGCTCGTCGAGATCAGCCAAGACCTCATCGGAAACATTCGGGATGTCGCGAGTGATCTCCTCGGCACCGAGCTTGGTGTCACGAGCATCGATCTCATGCTCTTCGATGTGAATCGAGGTGAGAACATCCTCTTCCACGAGGCGCTGCGACAAGATGATCGCGTCCTCGTAGTTGTGGCCCTCCCACGGCATGATCGCCACCAGCAAGTTCTTGCCCAGCGCCATCTCACCGTTCTCGGTGCACGGACCATCGGCGAGTACCTGACCGACCTCGACGCGCTGGCCTTCGTCCACGATCGGACGCTGGTTCGCGCAGGTGCCCTGGTTCGAACGAGCGAACTTCCGCATCCGGTAGCTCTTGCGAGTCCCGTCGTCGGCCATCACGGTGACGTAGTCGGCGGAAACCTCCTCGACCACACCACCCTTCTCGTTCACCACGACATCGCCTGCGTCGACGGCAGCGCGCAGCTCCATGCCGGTGCCCACGACGGGAGCCTCGGAACGGATCAGCGGCACGGCCTGACGCTGCATGTTCGCACCCATCAGGGCGCGGTTGGCGTCGTCGTGCTCGAGGAACGGGATCATCGCCGTCGCGACCGACACCATCTGGCGCGGCGAGACGTCCATGTAGTCGACCTCGTTGGCGGGGACGAGCTCGTTCTCCTCGTTGCCGCGGCGGCAGAGCACGCGGTCCTCGAGGAAGCGGCCCTCCGCGTCGACCGGCGAGTTGGCCTGGGCACGAACGTGCCTGTCCTCTTCGTCGGCGGTGAGGTACTTGACCTCGTCGGTCACCTTGCCGTCGACCACCTTGCGGTACGGCGTTTCGATGAAGCCGAACGGGTTGACCCGCGCGTACACCGACAGCGAACCGATCAGGCCGATGTTCGGGCCTTCCGGGGTCTCGATCGGGCACATGCGGCCGTAGTGCGAGGTGTGCACGTCGCGGACTTCCAGACCGGCCCGCTCACGGGACAGACCACCCGGACCAAGAGCCGAAAGGCGGCGCTTGTGGGTCAGACCCGACAGCGGGTTGTTCTGGTCCATGAACTGCGACAGCTGGGAGGTTCCGAAGAACTCCTTGATCGCGGCGACGACCGGGCGGATGTTGATCAGGGTCTGCGGCGTGATCGCCTCGACGTCCTGGGTCGTCATCCGCTCGCGGACCACGCGCTCCATCCGGGACAGGCCCACTCGGATCTGGTTCTGGATCAGCTCGCCGACGGTGCGCAGGCGACGGTTACCGAAGTGGTCGATGTCGTCGACGTCGACCGGGACCTCCTGACCGCCGGGGGCGGTCATGACGCGGTCGCCCGCGTGCAGGCGGACCAGGTACTCGATCGTGGTGACGATGTCTTCCTTGGTGAGCACCGATCCGGTGACCTGCTCGCCGAGGTGGATGCCCAGCTTCTTGTTGATCTTGTAGCGACCGACGCGCGCCAGGTCGTAGCGCTTCTCCTTGAAGAACAGGTTCTCCAGCAGGGTCTGCGCCGACTCCTTGGTCGGCGGCTCACCCGGACGCAGCTTGCGGTAGATGTCCAGCAGCGCCTCGTCCTGACCGGCGGTGTTGTCCTTCTCCAAGGTCGACATCATGATTTCGGAGAAACCGAAACGCTCGACGATCTCGTCGTTGGTCCAACCCAGCGCCTTCAGCAGCACGGTGACCGGCTGGCGACGCTTGCGGTCGATGCGGACACCAACGGTGTCGCGCTTATCGATGTCGAACTCCAGCCACGCACCACGCGACGGAATGACGCGCACGCTGTGCAGGTCCTTCTCGGTGGTCTTGTCGACGGAGTGGTCGAAGTAGACACCCGGCGAGCGAACCAGCTGGGAGACGACGACGCGTTCGGTGCCGTTGATGATGAACGTGCCCTTGTCGGTCATCATCGGGAAATCACCCATGAAGACCGTCTGGCTCTTGATCTCACCGGTGTTGTTGTTGATGAACTCCGCGGTGACGAACAACGGCGCCGCGTAGGTCATGTCCTTGTCTTTGCACTCGTCGATGGAGGCCTTGACCTCCTCGAACCGAGGGTCAGAGAAAGACAGGGACATGGAGCCGGAGAAGTCCTCGATCGGCGAGAGCTCCTCGAGCACCTCCTCGAGTCCCCCGACTAGCCCGACATCGCCGCGAAGGGCGACCTTTTCACGCCATGACGGCGAACCGATCAACCATGCAAATGAGTCCGTCTGTAGATCGAGAAGTCCGGGCACCTCCAAGGGTTCACGGATCTTCGCGAAAGACACCCGCAACGGGGCTCCGGGGATTCCGGCAACTGCCTTGGTCTGGGTGGAGACTGCCAAGATGCGTCCTTCCAGCACCTCACGCGCGTCGCGTGGTGGTCCGCGACCGTCGCTTGTCTGCTACGAATTCCGCTGGTTACAACCCGAACGAAACCCGAACAGGCAACAACGGAAGTAACACCGGAAGGGTGGAACTTACGTGTGCAAATCGAGGTATGGACAGGAGGCAGCCAGCGCAACGTCCAACCGTACACCAATCGTCACGGGGGCGTCAACCTACCACCCGTGCGCACATTCACAAGGCTGGCGCGCCGTGTCCGAATCGCTGGCTGCGTCGGGGACGACGGGGCGTTATGGAGCCACTGTGACAGCTGCCGCTGTTGTGAATAGCGTGACTGCTCGGGCGAAAGTCGTCAAGTAGGGGGGCACCGACCAGGCATCCGCGAGATGCCATGGGCCGCTGCGCGATCACTGGTCGACGATGTCGCTGGCCAGCCAGCGATCATCCACCTTCTGCATGTGCAGCACGATCGGACCCGCGACGCTTTGCTGCGCGACACCGTCCTTCGTGGCGCTGACGACCAAATTGACCAGCAGCTCGGCCCGATCGTCGGTGAGCAAGGTCACAGCGATTGGATCGGCCTTCGCATCGGCGCTGGTCTGCGCCTGTTTTACCGCCGAGATGGTGGTGTCGGCGTACTTGTCGAGATCGGCGAGCATCTTGCCCGTGAGCACCTGGCGCGCGGTATCGCGGTAGCCGTCGATGTTCTTCACGTCATAGGCGTAGACGGTCTTCAGGGCGTGATCGGCGGCCGCGCGCACCTCTTCGGTGGCCTTGTTGTCGACGAAGGCCTTGTTCGAGTCGTCGACCCCAGGACGCGACGCGGCGACGGCCGCGAATCCACCGAGCAGTACCGCGGCGATCAGGCTGGCGGCGACAAGGGACCAGAACGAGCGGCCCGTCTTCGTTGGGCGCGCACCGCGCTTCCGGAAGCGGCGGGCCGGGCGCGGTTCGGGCCGCTGCTCGGAACGTGTCGCGCGCGTTGCCGCGGGGCGGGTGGTGCCCGTCACCCGTGGCTTGCGAGTCGGGGTGGTGCGCGGCGCGGCGGCGCGGGACGGCTGCTCGGTGGACGGCCGTCGCTTGGAGGTGACCCGGTTGACCGGTTTACGAGAAGTCATGTCTGGTCCTCCTACGATCCCGGCTTGGGCACGCCGGGCGGCTGGTCGGCGGGCGGCTGCGGGGACTGGCCCTGGCCACCGCTCAGCAGCACCGGCTGGCTCAACGAGGAGATCTGCTCGGCCTTCCAGACCTCGCCTGCCTTGGTCACGTCGACGTTCCAGGTGTAGCGGTATTCGGCGGGTGGCTTGTCCTTGCCGGTCTCGGTCACCTGGAGCACCACCAGGGCCGATGCCTTGTCCTTCTCGCTGTTCAGCGTGGTGAGCGCGGCGCCGAGCACCTTCGAGGTCATGCCGACGCCGGTCTGCTTGGCCAGCGTCTCGGCCTGGTCCTTGTTCTTGTCGGCCGACTCGAGCAGCGCGCCGGTCATCGAGGAGCGGGCCAGGGCCAGCGACCCGGGAACGTCGTCGAGATTCATCGAGGTCATGTTGATCGCGGCTTGGCGGGCGGCGTCGAGCGCGGTGTCGCGGGCGTCGGCGCGCGGGGCGTCGCTGACCGCCGAGCGCACCCACCCGGTGCCGAACCAGACGGCGGCGACCAGGGCGACGACGAGCAGGGCCGCCGATCCGATCAGCGCGAACGCGCGGACGATGTCGGTGCGGCCTGCGGTCTCGGGCCTGTCGTGCGCGCCCTCGACCGGAGCCTCGGCGGCCGCATCGGACCGGTCCGCGGCGTCGGCGGGGTCCGGTGCTTCCCGCGGCTCCGTGGAGTCGGGCTGCTTGGACAAATCTGCACTCACCTGGGCCACCCTAACGTCATCGGTCCTGGTCACCGCTTCGGCGTAACTCCCATCAGCGTCGCAAGCTGCACGGCGATCGGCGTCAGGTTCAGCCGCTCCGGATCGGTCTTCGGGTTCGAATCCCACGGCTGCACGATGTTCGGATCGGCCAGCTCGGCTCGCTCGCCGCCACGTACCGCGGTCGGATTACCTTGCGGCACAAGGCACTTGGCATCCTTGTTGAACGGGAACTCGTCGCGGGTGTCGTCGAAGTCCGGGTTCTGCGCCTTCATCTGCTCGAGAATCCGCTGCGTTCCCTCGTAGCCGACGGTACAGGCCGGCGGGTTGTTGGTTTCCAGCACGAGACCGAAGTGCGTGGTGCCATCGCCGGGCGCGGTGGACGAGCCGCCGATCGACAACTGCGGCAGCATCTGCAGCAGCGGGCGGATCGCGTAGAACTTGGGCGAGATGGCCTGCAACAGCGACCGCAGGTTGGCCAGGTCCTGGGTGATCGCGCCACCGCTCTCGTGCAGCAGCGCACCGATCTGCTGGCCAGCGTCGGTGCCGGTGCCGATCAACCTGCGGATATCCGGGTCGCTCGAGCGCAGCTGCGCGGTGAGCTTGTCCAGGCCGTCGCTGAACTCCCGGATGGCGCCGGACTGCTCGGCCTGGGTACCGAGCACCACCTTGCCGTCGCGGATGAGCTGGATGGTCTGCGGCAGCGTCTCGTTGAACGTGGTGGTGAACTTGTTCAGCGAATCGACGAAGACCTGCAGGTCGTCACCCTTGCCGTCGAACGCCTTGCCGAGCTCGCGGACGGTGGTGTTCAACGCCGCCAGGTCGACCGAGCGGGTGAAGCTGTCCACGCTGGCGACCAGCTGCTCGACCGGCACCGGCGTGGCCGCCGAGGTGATCACCGAATTGTCGTGCAGGTAGGGCGCGGAGTCGGTGTCCGGCTGCAGATCGACGTACTGCTCACCGATCGCGGAACGATTGGCCACCACGGCTTTCGCCGAGGCGGGAATCTTCGGCGAGCTCGAATCGACGATGAGGTGCATCAGCACGCCGTCGCCGGTCAGTTCCAACTCGCCGACCCGGCCGACCGGCACCCCGCGATAGGTCACCTCGGCACCCTTATAGATGCCACCGGTCTGGGCCGCCCGCACCTGCACCTCGTACTGGCCGAAACCGAGCATGTGGTCGAGCCGAATGTATTTGGCGCCGACATACACGACGCCGACCACCGCGACGATGGCGAAGGCAAGCAGCTGCCAGCGGACCAATCTCGTCATCGAGCACCACCCACTCCGAGTTGCTCCAGAATCGCACCCACCGGATTCGGCGGCACGCCCGGCGCGGGCGGCTGCGCCATGTTCGGCGGCAACGGCAGGATCGACACGGTCGGCCAGCCGGGGCGCGGGCCGTTGCCGTTGTAGTACGGGTTGGTCGGATTCACCGGCACCGGCGGGCCGTTGGTCGGCGGGACGTACACCGGATCCGGTTTGCCCACACCGAGATTGCTCAGCGTGACACCGATCTGCTGATCCACCGACAGCCAGGTATTGACCGAACCGCCGAACGTGGACTCCAGCGTGGAGTCGGGGAACGGATAGGTCGGAATCAACGGCAACGCGCTGACCAGATCCGGCGCGGCCTTGCCCAGCTCCTGCAACGTCGGGCGCAGCGAGGTCAGATCGCGGATGAGGTCGTCCTTCGAGTGATTCAGCACGTCGAAACCGGCCTGGCCGACCCGATCCAGCTGCCCGAGCAGCCCGACCAGCTGCGGACGCTGCTGTTCCAGGATCTTGACGCCCTCCGGCAGCTGTTCGAGGATCTTGCCGATCTGCTCGGTCTGTCTGCTCACCCGGCTGCTCAACACGTCGAGACCGTCCAGGGCCCTGGTGATGTCGTTCACCTGATCGTCGAGTCCCTTGATCAGGATGTTCGCCTGTTCGAGCAGCGAGCGCACCCGATCCTCGCGACCGCCCATGGTCTTGTTCAGCTCGGTGACGATCGGCTGCAGCTGCGCTACGCCACCGCCGTTGAGCAGCAACGACATCGCGCCGAGCACTTGCTCGATCTCGGTGGCGTGCCTGGTGTGGTCGACCGGGATCACCGCACCGTCGCGCAGCGGCTTCGGGTCCGGATCGCTCGCGGGCTTGGACAGCTCGATGAACTTCTCACCGAGCAGATTCGACTGGCGCACTTCGGCACGCGCGTTCTCCGGCAGGTTCACCGAGGAGTTCACCACGGCGCGCACGGTCGCGGTCCACTGGTCTTTGCCGATCTTGATGTCCTCGACCCTGCCGACCGGCACGCCCTCGACCTTCACCGCGGACTGTGGCACCAGGTCGAGCACGTCGTCGAACTCGATATCAATGCGCATCGGGTGCGCACCGACATCGGCGCCACCGGGCAGCGGGACGCTGTAGATACCGTCGGACGCGCACGAGGTGACCAGTGCGGCGGCCAGCCCGACAATCAGCGCGGAGCCGAGACCGCGTGTGACAGAACGGATTCGACTCACCGCTCACCTCCCTGCGACGGCGGAAGCTGATCCGACGGCGTGCCGGGCACGGTGCCGGGCACGGGCGCACGCTGCTGGTTCTCATTGCTGAGGATGCCGAACGGCAGGATCAACGTCGGCGTCTTCACTCCGGCGGTGATCTGGTCCGAGATCTCCTTGCAGTGATCGAGAATCGGCCGCATCTGCCTGCCGAGCGCCTCGAACTGCGGATCGCCGGGCCGCAGCTTGGACATGTCGATCAGCTTGCACATGACACCGAACGGGTCCTGCAGGTCGGTGAAATTGGCGCGCATGTCGAGGGTGCCGGATTCGGCGTTGTGCACGTTGATCAGGTTGCTGAGCGCCACCGGCAGCACCGGGAGGGCCGCGGCCAGATCGTCGCGCTGATCGGACAGCGTCTTGGTGAGCTGGACCAGCCCCTCGGCATTGCTCGCGACCAGGTCGCGGTTGTTGTCGATGAACCGGGCGACATCGCCGAGCGCGACCGAGAGCAGGTTCAGCGCGGCGCCGAGGTCGTCCCGCTCGTTCGCGAGGAAGCTGGAGAGATCGGCGAGCTGGACATTGAATTGGCGCACCTGCGCGTCGTTCTGGGCCAGCATGGTGACGAAGCTCTGCAAATTCTTTACGGTGTCGAAGATGTCGCCGCGCGCGTCGGACAGATACTTGGCGGCTTTGGACAGCTGGGTGAGGCTATTGGCCAGCGCCTCGCCGTTGCCGTCCAGGTTCGCCGCACCGGTGCGGACCAGCTCGTTCACCGCGCCCTCTTTGTTGGCGCCGTTGGGGCCCAACGCATCCGAGAGTTCGGTGATGCTCTTGTACAGCTGATCGACCTCGACCGGGGTGACCGTGCGGTCGCGCGGAATGGTCGCGGTGCGCGCCATCTTCGGCCCGCCGGTGTACACCGGGGTCAGCTGGATGTAGCGGTCGGACACGATCGACGGCGTGATCTGTGCGGCCCGCGCGTCGGCGGGCACGTCGTAGGAACGATCGACGCTCATCACGATCTTGACCTGATCGCCTTGCGGTTCAACGGAATCCACCCGGCCGACCGGAACGCCGAGCACCCGCACGTCCGAGCCCTCGTAGATGCCGACCGAGCGATCGAAGTACGCGGTGATCTTGGTGGTGGTCAGCCGATCGAACATCCACCAGAGCACCACGGCAACCAGCACCGCCACGACCACGACCAGCGCGATGGCCACCTTGCCCTTGCCCGAATCGCGCAACGCGCGCAGCCGATCCGCCATGTCAGTTACCTCCCATGTTGCGAATCGGCGGACGGGCGCCGGGAATCTCCGGCAGCGCGGGCGGGATCAGGTTGACGATCACCGCGTCGAACCAGCGGCCGGTGCCGAGCACATTGGCGTAGAGCCCGTAGAACGGCGCCGCGAGTTCCAAGGTCTTGGAGATGTTCTGCTGGTTGGCATTCAGCAGATCGATCGAACCGCGCAGATTCTTCAGCGCCGGGCCGATCTGCTCCTCGTTGTCGTGCACCAGCGCGCTCAGCTCGGCCGACACCGTCTTGGCGCCGGACAGCAGCTGGGCGATGGATTGCTGGCGAATGTTGAGCTCGGCCAGCAATTGGCCACCGGAGGCGAGCAGCCGCTCGAACTCCGCGTTGCGGTCGGCGAGCACCTTGGTGGTCTGCCTGGTGGCGGCGAACAGCTTCTTCAGCTCCTCGTCGCGCTTGGCCAGCGTCTCGGACAGGCGGGCGACGCCGTCGATGGAGCCGCGCAGTTCCGGCGGCGTCGTCGCGAACGCGTCGGAGAGCACCCGCATGCTGGTGGCCAGCTGCGCGGTGTCGATCTGGTCGATGTTCTTCGCCGCATCGGTGAACGCGTCCACCACGTCGTACGGAGACACGGTGCGCGACAATGGAATCCGTTGAGCAGGGTCGGCCGCCTTTGACCCCTTCGGGTCCAGCGCCAGATACTTCTGCCCGAGCACCGTCTTGATCTGGATCGAGGCGGTGGTCTCGCTACCGATCCAGGCGTCCTGGGTGCGGAAGTCGACGAGCACCTTCGCGCCGTCGAGCCGCACGTCGGACACCGAACCGACCTTCACCCCGGCGATGCGGACCTCGTTGCCCTTCTTCAGGCCCGCGGCCTCGGAGAATTCGGCGGTGTACTTGGTGCCCGCGCCGATGATCGGCAGCCGGTCGAGGTAGAACGCCGACAGGGTCACCAGCAGCACCATCGCCAGGCCGAGCACACCCATGAAGACGGGGCTGCGGCGGCCGAGCAGAATCCGGTCGTCCATCAGCGGGCCTTCCCGGAGCAGCGCGGCGCGGCGTTGGTGTACAGCGGCTGGTTGATCGTCGGTAGTCCGGCGGGCAGGTTGAGCTGCGGCGCGTCCACCGCGCCTGGGCCGACGACGATGTCGATGCCGCACAGATAGAACTGGAACCAGGAGCCGTAACTGCCCACCCGGCCGAGCTTTTCCATCTTGATCGGCAGGTTGTGCAGCACCGCGTTCACATCGTCCTGGCGCTCGTTGATGGTGCCGGTGAGCTGGCTCAGTCCGGCGATCGAACCTTGCAGCGTCGGGCGGACCGGAACCAGCAGATCGGCGGTGGCCGAGGCCAGGTTGCCGAGCGAGGTCACCGAGCGGCCGATGGTGTCGCGTTCCGCGGACAGCCCGCTGACAAGTGCCTCGGTATTGACGATGAGCTGGTTGAACTGATCGTCGCGCTGGTTGACGGTGTCGAGCACGGTGGTCAGATTGCGGACGAGCTCACCGATCACCGCGTCCTTGTCCGCGATCTTGTTGGTCAAGCTCGCGGTGGTCGCCACCAGGTCGTGGATCGTGCCCTGCTCGCCCTGGAACACCTGGATGATCTCGAAGGAGAGCTTGTTCACGTCGTCGGCGGTGAGCGTGCGGAACAGCGGACGGAAGCCGTTGAACAGGGTGGTCAGGTTCAGCGCGGGATTGGTGCGCTCCAGCGGGATGGTGCCGCCCTTGTTGAGCTTGCGGCCCTGCTCGCCGGTGCCCTGTTCGAGCGCGATGTAGCGCTGGCCGACCAGGTTTCGGTAGCGGATGCTCGCCGTGGTCGAGGCGGGCAGCCAATCCCGGTCGGTGAGTTGGAATTTCACCTCGGCCAGGCGCTTGTCCACGATCGAGACGCCGGTGACCTTGCCGACCCGCACCCCGGCGACGCGTACCTCGTCGCCCGTATTCAACGACGTAACATCGGTGAACCGGGCTTTGAACTCGGTGCCGCCACCGCTGTAGTTGGCGATGGACAGGCCGAGCACGGTGGTCGCGAACAGCGTGACGACGACGAAGATGATCAGCTTGGTGAGCGGACCGCCCAAGCCGCGCAGTTTCTGCTTCATCGAACGCTCACCTCGCTACCACGGAACGCGGGCGCGCCGGCCCTGGTGACCCAGCTCGGCACCTGCTCAGGCGAAACACCGTGCGCGGCACCATAGATCGCGCCGAGCGACTGCTGCTCCAGCGGCGAGCCCGCGATGGTCGCGACATTGCTCGCCGGGTAGACGCCGAATTGCGGCGGCGACAGCTTGCCGGTCTCCAGGTCGCCGGGGTTGCGGCTCGGTACCGCGTAGGAGCCGTCGTTGTTCGCGCCGCCGGTGTACTGACCGGGGTCGACACCGAGCGGCTTCTCCGGAATGCACCACGGCCCACGGTCATCCAGCCAGCGCGGCTCGTCCTGGTTCGGCAGGTACTTGCCGCGCGGGTTGGTCAGCTCGATGGTCACCCGCGTGCCCGGGTGCTCGGTGCCCTTGCCGAGGATCTCGTCGATGCGCGGCTTGAGCTGAGCGAAGTTCGCCATTACGCACGGGAAGGTCGGCGAGTAGGTGGCCAGTTGCTCCAGCAGGGGACGCGAATCGGCGGACAGGTCGATGATGTTGTCGCGGTTGGCGATCAGGAAGTCGGCGGTGTCCGAGGAGGTCGGCGTCAGCACGGCGTACAGCGAGTCGATGTCCCATCGCCGCTGCACAATGGTCGCGTTGGTGGTTCGCAGATTGTCCAGCGCGTTGACCAGCTGTGGCGCGGCATCGGAGTAGGTGGCGGCTACCTCGGCGAAGCTGCGCAGGTCCTCCTGCAGGTCCGGCAGCACACCGTTGACCTGACGGAAGATGTTGTCCAGCTTGTCGACGCTCTCTCCGAGCGCGAGGCCCTGACCGGACAGCGCCTGGGAGAGCGCGCCGAGGGTGGCAGCGAGGTCCTGCGGCGGAATCGCCTGCAGCAGCGGCATCAGGTCGTCGAGCAGCTTGCTCAGTTCGATCGCGTTGCCGCTCTTGTCCTGCTGCAGCGTCACGCCATTGGTGAGGTGCTCGGCACTGCGGTCGGCCGGGATCACCAGATCCACATAGCGCTCGCCGAAAAGCGTCTTCGGCAGCAGCCGCGCGGTCGCGTTGACCGGGATCTGGTTCGCTTTGTCCGGTTGGATGGCCAGGTTCAACGTCACCTTGCCGTTGTCGGAGTAGCTCGACCGCACCTCACCGACGCTGACACCGCGTACCTTGACGTCCGCGTTCTTGGTCAGCGCGTTGCCGACGCTGTCGGTGACCAGGTCGACATCGACCGTCTTCACGAACTGCTTGTTGTAGATGGCGATGGTCGTCCACAGGAACAGCACCACCACCACGAAGAACGCGATACCGAGCAGCCGGATCCGAAGCTTCTCGGTCGACCGCCAAACCTGCACGCCGCTGCTCATCCGGCCACTCGCACAGTCGTAGTGGTCCCCCAGATAGCCAGGCTCAAGAAGAAGTCGAGCACGTTCACCAGCACGATCGCCGCCCGCACCGCGCGGCCAACCGCGACGCCGACGCCGGCCGGTCCGCCGGTGGCGTGGAAGCCGTAGTAGCAGTGCACCATGATGATCACGAACGCGAAGACCAGCACCTTGAGGAACGAATAGAGCACGTCCTCAGGTGGTAGGAACAGGCTGAAATAGTGGTCGTACGAGCCGCTGGACTGCCCGTTGAACCAGATGCTGATCATCCGCGACGCCAGGAACGTGCCGAGCAGGCCGACGATGTACAGCGGGATCACCGCGAGAAAACCGGCGATCACCCGGGTGGTGACCAGGAACGGCACGCCGGGCACCGCCATCACCTCGAGCGCGTCGATCTCCTCGGAAATTCGCATGGCGCCGAGCTGGGCGGTGAAACCACAGCCCACCGTCGCCGACAGCGCCAAAGCGGCGACCAGCGGCGCGATTTCGCGGGTGTTGATGTAGGCGGTGAGGAAGCCGGTGAGCACCGAGCTGCCGAGCGCGTCCAGTGCCTTGAAGCCCTGCAGACCGACGACAACGCCGACCGACCCGGACATGAACACGATGACGCCGATGGTGCCGCCGATCACCGCGAGCGCGCCGCTGCCGAAGG from Nocardia iowensis includes these protein-coding regions:
- a CDS encoding MlaE family ABC transporter permease yields the protein MKVIDRAGEQMSFYSRAIAWIPRTAVHYRKEVMRLLAEVTFGSGALAVIGGTIGVIVFMSGSVGVVVGLQGFKALDALGSSVLTGFLTAYINTREIAPLVAALALSATVGCGFTAQLGAMRISEEIDALEVMAVPGVPFLVTTRVIAGFLAVIPLYIVGLLGTFLASRMISIWFNGQSSGSYDHYFSLFLPPEDVLYSFLKVLVFAFVIIMVHCYYGFHATGGPAGVGVAVGRAVRAAIVLVNVLDFFLSLAIWGTTTTVRVAG
- a CDS encoding MCE family protein, with translation MSSGVQVWRSTEKLRIRLLGIAFFVVVVLFLWTTIAIYNKQFVKTVDVDLVTDSVGNALTKNADVKVRGVSVGEVRSSYSDNGKVTLNLAIQPDKANQIPVNATARLLPKTLFGERYVDLVIPADRSAEHLTNGVTLQQDKSGNAIELSKLLDDLMPLLQAIPPQDLAATLGALSQALSGQGLALGESVDKLDNIFRQVNGVLPDLQEDLRSFAEVAATYSDAAPQLVNALDNLRTTNATIVQRRWDIDSLYAVLTPTSSDTADFLIANRDNIIDLSADSRPLLEQLATYSPTFPCVMANFAQLKPRIDEILGKGTEHPGTRVTIELTNPRGKYLPNQDEPRWLDDRGPWCIPEKPLGVDPGQYTGGANNDGSYAVPSRNPGDLETGKLSPPQFGVYPASNVATIAGSPLEQQSLGAIYGAAHGVSPEQVPSWVTRAGAPAFRGSEVSVR